One part of the Arabidopsis thaliana chromosome 1 sequence genome encodes these proteins:
- the eEF-1Bb1 gene encoding translation elongation factor EF1B/ribosomal protein S6 family protein (Glutathione S-transferase, C-terminal-like;Translation elongation factor EF1B/ribosomal protein S6; FUNCTIONS IN: translation elongation factor activity; INVOLVED IN: translational elongation; LOCATED IN: plasma membrane, eukaryotic translation elongation factor 1 complex; EXPRESSED IN: guard cell; CONTAINS InterPro DOMAIN/s: Translation elongation factor EF1B/ribosomal protein S6 (InterPro:IPR014717), Translation elongation factor EF1B, beta/delta subunit, guanine nucleotide exchange (InterPro:IPR014038), Glutathione S-transferase, C-terminal-like (InterPro:IPR010987), Translation elongation factor EF1B, beta/delta chains, conserved site (InterPro:IPR001326); BEST Arabidopsis thaliana protein match is: Translation elongation factor EF1B/ribosomal protein S6 family protein (TAIR:AT2G18110.1); Has 1008 Blast hits to 1006 proteins in 266 species: Archae - 0; Bacteria - 0; Metazoa - 526; Fungi - 158; Plants - 163; Viruses - 0; Other Eukaryotes - 161 (source: NCBI BLink).) encodes MAAFPNLNSDAGLKKLDEHLLTRSYITGYQASKDDITVFAALAKPPTSQYVNASRWYNHIDALLRISGVSAEGSGVIVEGSAPITEEAVATPPAADSKDAAADEEDDDDVDLFGEETEEEKKAAEERAASVKASTKKKESGKSSVLIDIKPWDDETDMKKLEEAVKSIQMEGLFWGASKLVPVGYGIKKLQILCTIVDDLVSIDTMIEEQLTVEPINEYVQSCDIVAFNKICKMEKASRNVCVHVVWFFFFFYIQFPKFL; translated from the exons ATGGCAGCATTCCCTAACCTTAACTCTGATGCTGGATTGAAGAAGCTCGACGAGCATCTTCTCACTCGCAGTTACATTACTGG ATACCAGGCTTCAAAGGATGATATCACCGTCTTTGCAGCTCTTGCAAAGCCCCCAACTTCACAGTATGTGAACGCTTCTCGTTGGTACAATCACATTGATGCCCTCTTGAGGATCTC TGGTGTCTCTGCTGAAGGAAGCGGTGTCATTGTTGAGGGATCAGCTCCTATCACTGAGGAGGCTGTTGCTACTCCCCCTGCAGCTGATTCTAAG GATGCTGCggctgatgaagaagatgatgatgatgttgaccTTTTCGGAGAGGAGACcgaagaggaaaagaaagctGCTGAAGAGAGAGCAGCTTCTGTCAAGGCAtctacaaagaagaaggaat CTGGAAAGTCCTCAGTTTTGATTGATATCAAACCGTGGGATGATGAGACTGacatgaagaagcttgaggAAGCTGTGAAGTCCATTCAGATGGAAGGTTTGTTTTGGGGAGCATCAAAGCTTGTCCCAGTTGGTTATGGTATCAAGAAGTTGCAGATTTTGTGCACCATTGTTGACGACCTTGTCTCTATTGACACCATGATCGAAGAGCAACTCACTGTTGAACCGATCAATGAATATGTCCAGAGCTGTGACATTGTTGCCTTCAACAAGATATGTAA GATGGAGAAAGCTTCAAGGAATGTCTGTGTTCATGTGGtctggttcttcttcttcttctatattcAGTTTCCCAAGTTTTTGTAG
- the eEF-1Bb1 gene encoding translation elongation factor EF1B/ribosomal protein S6 family protein (Glutathione S-transferase, C-terminal-like;Translation elongation factor EF1B/ribosomal protein S6; FUNCTIONS IN: translation elongation factor activity; INVOLVED IN: translational elongation, response to cadmium ion; LOCATED IN: plasma membrane, eukaryotic translation elongation factor 1 complex; EXPRESSED IN: guard cell, cultured cell, leaf; EXPRESSED DURING: seedling growth; CONTAINS InterPro DOMAIN/s: Translation elongation factor EF1B/ribosomal protein S6 (InterPro:IPR014717), Translation elongation factor EF1B, beta/delta subunit, guanine nucleotide exchange (InterPro:IPR014038), Translation elongation factor EF1B, beta/delta chains, conserved site (InterPro:IPR001326); BEST Arabidopsis thaliana protein match is: Translation elongation factor EF1B/ribosomal protein S6 family protein (TAIR:AT2G18110.1); Has 1011 Blast hits to 1009 proteins in 269 species: Archae - 0; Bacteria - 0; Metazoa - 524; Fungi - 164; Plants - 164; Viruses - 0; Other Eukaryotes - 159 (source: NCBI BLink).) yields MAAFPNLNSDAGLKKLDEHLLTRSYITGYQASKDDITVFAALAKPPTSQYVNASRWYNHIDALLRISGVSAEGSGVIVEGSAPITEEAVATPPAADSKDAAADEEDDDDVDLFGEETEEEKKAAEERAASVKASTKKKESGKSSVLIDIKPWDDETDMKKLEEAVKSIQMEGLFWGASKLVPVGYGIKKLQILCTIVDDLVSIDTMIEEQLTVEPINEYVQSCDIVAFNKI; encoded by the exons ATGGCAGCATTCCCTAACCTTAACTCTGATGCTGGATTGAAGAAGCTCGACGAGCATCTTCTCACTCGCAGTTACATTACTGG ATACCAGGCTTCAAAGGATGATATCACCGTCTTTGCAGCTCTTGCAAAGCCCCCAACTTCACAGTATGTGAACGCTTCTCGTTGGTACAATCACATTGATGCCCTCTTGAGGATCTC TGGTGTCTCTGCTGAAGGAAGCGGTGTCATTGTTGAGGGATCAGCTCCTATCACTGAGGAGGCTGTTGCTACTCCCCCTGCAGCTGATTCTAAG GATGCTGCggctgatgaagaagatgatgatgatgttgaccTTTTCGGAGAGGAGACcgaagaggaaaagaaagctGCTGAAGAGAGAGCAGCTTCTGTCAAGGCAtctacaaagaagaaggaat CTGGAAAGTCCTCAGTTTTGATTGATATCAAACCGTGGGATGATGAGACTGacatgaagaagcttgaggAAGCTGTGAAGTCCATTCAGATGGAAGGTTTGTTTTGGGGAGCATCAAAGCTTGTCCCAGTTGGTTATGGTATCAAGAAGTTGCAGATTTTGTGCACCATTGTTGACGACCTTGTCTCTATTGACACCATGATCGAAGAGCAACTCACTGTTGAACCGATCAATGAATATGTCCAGAGCTGTGACATTGTTGCCTTCAACAAGATAT GA
- a CDS encoding proline-, glutamic acid/leucine-rich protein (FUNCTIONS IN: binding; INVOLVED IN: biological_process unknown; LOCATED IN: cellular_component unknown; EXPRESSED IN: 21 plant structures; EXPRESSED DURING: 13 growth stages; CONTAINS InterPro DOMAIN/s: Armadillo-type fold (InterPro:IPR016024); Has 165 Blast hits to 164 proteins in 73 species: Archae - 0; Bacteria - 0; Metazoa - 47; Fungi - 68; Plants - 46; Viruses - 0; Other Eukaryotes - 4 (source: NCBI BLink).) has translation MASFERFDDMCDLRLKPKILRNLLSEYVPNEKQPLTNFLSLSKVVSTISTHKLLSESPPASIDQKLHAKSKSAVDDWVARLSALISSDMPDKSWVGICLIGVTCQECSSDRFFKSYSVWFNSLLSHLKNPASSRIVRVASCTSISDLLTRLSRFSNTKKDAVSHASKLILPIIKLLDEDSSEALLEGIVHLLSTIVLLFPAAFHSNYDKIEAAIASKIFSAKTSSNMLKKFAHFLALLPKAKGDEGTWSLMMQKLLISINVHLNNFFQGLEEETKGTKAIQRLTPPGKDSPLPLGGQNGGLDDASWNSEQLIVSRVSALMFCTSTMLTTSYKSKINIPVGSLLSLVERVLLVNGSLPRAMSPFMTGIQQELVCAELPALHSSALELLCATLKSIRSQLLPYAASVVRLVSSYFRKCSLPELRIKLYSITTTLLKSMGMAMQLAQEVVINASVDLDQTSLEAFDVASSKNPSLTNGALLQACSKKRKHSGVEAENSVFELRIPHNHLRSPISLKIASLEALETLLTIGGALGSDSWRESVDNLLLTTATNACEGRWANAETYHCLPNKSTTDLVEFQLAALRAFSASLVSPSRVRPAFLAEGLELFRTGKLQAGMKVAGFCAHALMSLEVVIHPRALPLDGLPTLSNRFPESNSFGSEKHNTPNLNKLNVIAHDGDDLGNRWQAKADVPSNNAIQRTLDTTLPLQESNRLKVGNDLATVVSLSVQDHTDIVASENGQQADVPEKVPEESLGPVTDKDVTAPKDGYEEVVSGTQEGEDLAVKDSLMEEASIGKKIESLGESDDDPIPSLQEGDFLSSSSDSDSDIES, from the exons ATGGCGTCTTTTGAGCGTTTTGACGACATGTGTGACCTGAGATTGAAACCTAAGATTCTCCGAAACCTTCTCTCCGAATATGTTCCCAACGAGAAGCAGCCTCTCACCAACTTTCTATCACTCTCCAAGGTTGTATCAACCATCTCCACACACAAGCTCTTATCTGAGTCTCCTCCAGCTTCAATTGACCAGAAGCTTCATGCTAAATCGAAATCAGCCGTTGATGATTGGGTTGCTAGATTATCAGCTTTGATTTCTTCTGATATG CCGGATAAAAGCTGGGTGGGTATTTGTTTGATTGGAGTAACATGTCAAGAATGTAGCTCAGATCGTTTCTTTAAGTCATACTCTGTTTGGTTTAACAGTTTATTATCACATCTTAAG AATCCAGCAAGTTCTAGAATTGTCCGAGTGGCTTCATGTACCTCAATCTCTGATCTACTTACAAG GCTGTCTAGATTTTCGAATACGAAGAAAGATGCAGTTTCACACGCTTCGAAACTAATCCTGCCTATCATTAAATTATTGGATGAAGATTCTTCAGAAGCACTATTG GAAGGCATTGTCCATCTGCTAAGTACAATTGTACTCTTGTTTCCTGCTGCCTTCCACAGTAATTATGACAAG ATTGAAGCCGCTATTGCCTCCAAAATATTTTCGGCGAAAACCAGTTCTAATATGTTAAAG AAATTTGCCCACTTTCTAGCATTGCTCCCCAAAGCTAAAGGTGACGAGGGCACCTGGTCCTTGATGATGCAAAAGCTGCTGATATCTATAAACGtacatttaaataattttttccaaGGTCTAGAAGAAG aaacaaaaggaacaaaagCAATCCAACGATTGACTCCTCCTGGAAAAGACTCTCCTTTGCCCCTCGGAGGTCAAAATGGGGGTTTGGATGATGCATCATGGAACTCTGAACAATTGATTGTATCCAGAGTTTCTGCACTTATGTTCTGCACCTCAACGATGTTAACTACCTCGTACAAATCCAAG ATTAATATTCCAGTTGGCTCATTGTTATCCCTTGTTGAGCGAGTGCTGTTGGTGAACGGCTCTCTACCTCGAGCCATGTCACCCTTCATGACAGGGATCCAACAAGAATTGGTTTGTGCAGAACTTCCAGCTTTGCATTCGTCTGCTCTGGAACTCTTGTGCGCTACTTTAAAGAGTATCCGCAG CCAACTTTTACCATATGCTGCATCTGTGGTGAGACTTGTTAGTAGCTACTTCAGGAAATGTTCATTGCCAGAATTGAGGATAAAGCTCTACTCAATCACTACAACCTTACTCAAATCCATGG GAATGGCAATGCAACTGGCACAGGAAGTTGTCATTAATGCCTCTGTGGATCTAGACCAGACAAGTTTAGAAGCATTTGATGTGGCATCTAGCAAAAACCCCTCGCTTACTAATGGAGCTCTTCTTCAGGCTTGCAGTAAAAAAAGGAAGCATTCAGGAGTCGAGGCAgaaaattctgtttttgaattgagaaTCCCTCACAATCACTTGAGAAGCCCGATTTCATTGAAAATAGCATCTCTTGAGGCACTGGAAACACTTCTCACCATT GGTGGTGCATTGGGATCGGATAGCTGGAGAGAGTCTGTTGATAATCTTCTTCTGACCACTGCAACAAATGCCTGTGAAGGGAGATGGGCCAATGCTGAAACCTACCATTGTTTACCCAATAAGTCTACGACGGATCTAGTTGAGTTTCAGCTTGCAGCACTCCGTGCCTTTTCGGCATCTCTCGTTTCTCCATCACGAGTACGCCCTGCATTTTTAGCTGAAGGACTTGAGCTTTTCAGAACAG GTAAACTTCAGGCAGGAATGAAAGTTGCTGGATTCTGTGCTCACGCTCTCATGTCCCTTGAAGTTGTTATACATCCGAGGGCACTTCCACTCGATGGCCTCCCGACACTTAGCAACCGATTTCCAGAGAGCAATTCTTTTGGCAGCGAAAAACACAACACACCTAATCTTAATAAGTTGAATGTTATTGCTCATGATGGTGATGATCTAGGCAATAGATGGCAGGCAAAGGCGGATGTTCCTTCTAACAATGCGATTCAGAGAACCTTAGACACGACTTTACCTCTCCAAGAGAGCAACAGATTGAAAGTTGGGAATGATTTAGCTACTGTCGTGTCTTTGAGTGTCCAAGATCATACAGATATAGTTGCATCAGAGAATGGTCAACAAGCTGATGTGCCTGAGAAGGTTCCTGAGGAATCTCTAGGACCGGTTACAGACAAAGATGTTACGGCTCCCAAAGATGGGTATGAAGAAGTGGTGAGTGGGACTCAAGAGGGAGAGGATTTAGCGGTTAAAGACAGTCTGATGGAGGAAGCATCAATTGGTAAGAAGATAGAGTCCTTAGGGGAATCTGATGATGATCCTATTCCTAGTCTTCAGGAAGGTGAttttctctcctcttcttctgattctgattctgataTTGAATCGTAA
- a CDS encoding proline-, glutamic acid/leucine-rich protein (unknown protein; Has 169 Blast hits to 168 proteins in 75 species: Archae - 0; Bacteria - 0; Metazoa - 49; Fungi - 68; Plants - 46; Viruses - 0; Other Eukaryotes - 6 (source: NCBI BLink).): protein MASFERFDDMCDLRLKPKILRNLLSEYVPNEKQPLTNFLSLSKVVSTISTHKLLSESPPASIDQKLHAKSKSAVDDWVARLSALISSDMPDKSWVGICLIGVTCQECSSDRFFKSYSVWFNSLLSHLKNPASSRIVRVASCTSISDLLTRLSRFSNTKKDAVSHASKLILPIIKLLDEDSSEALLEGIVHLLSTIVLLFPAAFHSNYDKIEAAIASKIFSAKTSSNMLKKFAHFLALLPKAKGDEGTWSLMMQKLLISINVHLNNFFQGLEEETKGTKAIQRLTPPGKDSPLPLGGQNGGLDDASWNSEQLIVSRVSALMFCTSTMLTTSYKSKINIPVGSLLSLVERVLLVNGSLPRAMSPFMTGIQQELVCAELPALHSSALELLCATLKSIRSQLLPYAASVVRLVSSYFRKCSLPELRIKLYSITTTLLKSMGIGMAMQLAQEVVINASVDLDQTSLEAFDVASSKNPSLTNGALLQACSKKRKHSGVEAENSVFELRIPHNHLRSPISLKIASLEALETLLTIGGALGSDSWRESVDNLLLTTATNACEGRWANAETYHCLPNKSTTDLVEFQLAALRAFSASLVSPSRVRPAFLAEGLELFRTGKLQAGMKVAGFCAHALMSLEVVIHPRALPLDGLPTLSNRFPESNSFGSEKHNTPNLNKLNVIAHDGDDLGNRWQAKADVPSNNAIQRTLDTTLPLQESNRLKVGNDLATVVSLSVQDHTDIVASENGQQADVPEKVPEESLGPVTDKDVTAPKDGYEEVVSGTQEGEDLAVKDSLMEEASIGKKIESLGESDDDPIPSLQEGDFLSSSSDSDSDIES, encoded by the exons ATGGCGTCTTTTGAGCGTTTTGACGACATGTGTGACCTGAGATTGAAACCTAAGATTCTCCGAAACCTTCTCTCCGAATATGTTCCCAACGAGAAGCAGCCTCTCACCAACTTTCTATCACTCTCCAAGGTTGTATCAACCATCTCCACACACAAGCTCTTATCTGAGTCTCCTCCAGCTTCAATTGACCAGAAGCTTCATGCTAAATCGAAATCAGCCGTTGATGATTGGGTTGCTAGATTATCAGCTTTGATTTCTTCTGATATG CCGGATAAAAGCTGGGTGGGTATTTGTTTGATTGGAGTAACATGTCAAGAATGTAGCTCAGATCGTTTCTTTAAGTCATACTCTGTTTGGTTTAACAGTTTATTATCACATCTTAAG AATCCAGCAAGTTCTAGAATTGTCCGAGTGGCTTCATGTACCTCAATCTCTGATCTACTTACAAG GCTGTCTAGATTTTCGAATACGAAGAAAGATGCAGTTTCACACGCTTCGAAACTAATCCTGCCTATCATTAAATTATTGGATGAAGATTCTTCAGAAGCACTATTG GAAGGCATTGTCCATCTGCTAAGTACAATTGTACTCTTGTTTCCTGCTGCCTTCCACAGTAATTATGACAAG ATTGAAGCCGCTATTGCCTCCAAAATATTTTCGGCGAAAACCAGTTCTAATATGTTAAAG AAATTTGCCCACTTTCTAGCATTGCTCCCCAAAGCTAAAGGTGACGAGGGCACCTGGTCCTTGATGATGCAAAAGCTGCTGATATCTATAAACGtacatttaaataattttttccaaGGTCTAGAAGAAG aaacaaaaggaacaaaagCAATCCAACGATTGACTCCTCCTGGAAAAGACTCTCCTTTGCCCCTCGGAGGTCAAAATGGGGGTTTGGATGATGCATCATGGAACTCTGAACAATTGATTGTATCCAGAGTTTCTGCACTTATGTTCTGCACCTCAACGATGTTAACTACCTCGTACAAATCCAAG ATTAATATTCCAGTTGGCTCATTGTTATCCCTTGTTGAGCGAGTGCTGTTGGTGAACGGCTCTCTACCTCGAGCCATGTCACCCTTCATGACAGGGATCCAACAAGAATTGGTTTGTGCAGAACTTCCAGCTTTGCATTCGTCTGCTCTGGAACTCTTGTGCGCTACTTTAAAGAGTATCCGCAG CCAACTTTTACCATATGCTGCATCTGTGGTGAGACTTGTTAGTAGCTACTTCAGGAAATGTTCATTGCCAGAATTGAGGATAAAGCTCTACTCAATCACTACAACCTTACTCAAATCCATGGGTATAG GAATGGCAATGCAACTGGCACAGGAAGTTGTCATTAATGCCTCTGTGGATCTAGACCAGACAAGTTTAGAAGCATTTGATGTGGCATCTAGCAAAAACCCCTCGCTTACTAATGGAGCTCTTCTTCAGGCTTGCAGTAAAAAAAGGAAGCATTCAGGAGTCGAGGCAgaaaattctgtttttgaattgagaaTCCCTCACAATCACTTGAGAAGCCCGATTTCATTGAAAATAGCATCTCTTGAGGCACTGGAAACACTTCTCACCATT GGTGGTGCATTGGGATCGGATAGCTGGAGAGAGTCTGTTGATAATCTTCTTCTGACCACTGCAACAAATGCCTGTGAAGGGAGATGGGCCAATGCTGAAACCTACCATTGTTTACCCAATAAGTCTACGACGGATCTAGTTGAGTTTCAGCTTGCAGCACTCCGTGCCTTTTCGGCATCTCTCGTTTCTCCATCACGAGTACGCCCTGCATTTTTAGCTGAAGGACTTGAGCTTTTCAGAACAG GTAAACTTCAGGCAGGAATGAAAGTTGCTGGATTCTGTGCTCACGCTCTCATGTCCCTTGAAGTTGTTATACATCCGAGGGCACTTCCACTCGATGGCCTCCCGACACTTAGCAACCGATTTCCAGAGAGCAATTCTTTTGGCAGCGAAAAACACAACACACCTAATCTTAATAAGTTGAATGTTATTGCTCATGATGGTGATGATCTAGGCAATAGATGGCAGGCAAAGGCGGATGTTCCTTCTAACAATGCGATTCAGAGAACCTTAGACACGACTTTACCTCTCCAAGAGAGCAACAGATTGAAAGTTGGGAATGATTTAGCTACTGTCGTGTCTTTGAGTGTCCAAGATCATACAGATATAGTTGCATCAGAGAATGGTCAACAAGCTGATGTGCCTGAGAAGGTTCCTGAGGAATCTCTAGGACCGGTTACAGACAAAGATGTTACGGCTCCCAAAGATGGGTATGAAGAAGTGGTGAGTGGGACTCAAGAGGGAGAGGATTTAGCGGTTAAAGACAGTCTGATGGAGGAAGCATCAATTGGTAAGAAGATAGAGTCCTTAGGGGAATCTGATGATGATCCTATTCCTAGTCTTCAGGAAGGTGAttttctctcctcttcttctgattctgattctgataTTGAATCGTAA
- a CDS encoding uncharacterized protein (unknown protein; Has 5 Blast hits to 5 proteins in 2 species: Archae - 0; Bacteria - 0; Metazoa - 0; Fungi - 0; Plants - 5; Viruses - 0; Other Eukaryotes - 0 (source: NCBI BLink).), producing the protein MVDIQSTRFVYRPDQQALSPQPRTPFSAVTAHRATAIRQCRLMISVTTLEMILEEEITPEEGHPSIAPAMDSLAVFPVTSCF; encoded by the coding sequence ATGGTTGATATCCAAAGCACCCGTTTCGTCTACCGACCAGACCAACAGGCTCTCTCACCTCAACCACGGACTCCATTCTCAGCCGTGACTGCGCACCGTGCTACAGCCATACGACAGTGCCGCCTCATGATCTCTGTCACAACCCTCGAAATGATCCTTGAGGAAGAGATAACACCAGAAGAAGGTCATCCAAGCATTGCCCCTGCGATGGATTCTCTTGCGGTGTTTCCGGTGACCTCTTGTTTCTAG
- a CDS encoding galactosyltransferase family protein (BEST Arabidopsis thaliana protein match is: Galactosyltransferase family protein (TAIR:AT4G21060.1); Has 30 Blast hits to 30 proteins in 8 species: Archae - 0; Bacteria - 0; Metazoa - 0; Fungi - 0; Plants - 30; Viruses - 0; Other Eukaryotes - 0 (source: NCBI BLink).): MATSRLARFITEVAPPQFVTVMRRRTAKVLDTIKEEEREVGTDSIFPSSFNSKKISSPFTSPYSSSVSSASASASCTSGLNKFPVTENRGSFPVFKN, encoded by the coding sequence ATGGCGACCTCAAGACTTGCAAGATTCATAACGGAAGTTGCGCCACCGCAATTTGTCACGGTGATGCGGCGAAGAACGGCGAAGGTACTCGACACGATCaaggaggaagaaagagaagttgGCACTGACTCtatatttccttcttctttcaattcGAAGAAGATCTCTTCACCGTTTACTTCTCCTTAttcatcctctgtttcttcagctTCAGCTTCAGCTTCATGCACTTCCGGTCTAAATAAATTCCCGGTTACAGAGAACCGGGGCTCCTTTCCGGTTTTCAAGAACTAA